The proteins below are encoded in one region of Triticum aestivum cultivar Chinese Spring chromosome 1B, IWGSC CS RefSeq v2.1, whole genome shotgun sequence:
- the LOC123129396 gene encoding uncharacterized protein: protein MAGASATSTRKGGIKAYWKHRGYDRLDAAAAQRRPALATAELGAGGKAPATAGRRRGWRVRRRGLGRRLLRALSPRRLLTRLRDAYVNAMLRLASSAAVGYGSAPFCAASEPFARPRPLKEYDEKVLVEMYRSILARGGVIPLSGDASLVVGPAPMAMPAAATVA, encoded by the coding sequence ATGGCCGGCGCGTCCGCCACCAGCACCCGCAAGGGCGGCATCAAGGCCTACTGGAAGCACCGCGGGTACGACCGCCtggacgcggccgccgcgcagcgCCGCCCGGCCCTCGCCACGGCCGAGCTCGGCGCCGGAGGCAAGGCACCGGCGACCGCGGGCCGTCGGCGCGGGTGGCGCGTGCGGCGCCGCGGCCTCGGGCGGCGCCTCCTGCGCGCGCTCTCGCCGCGGCGGCTGCTGACGCGGCTCCGGGATGCGTACGTCAACGCGATGCTCCGGCTCGCGTCCTCCGCCGCCGTGGGCTACGGCTCCGCCCCGTTCTGTGCCGCCAGCGAGCCCTTCGCGCGGCCGCGGCCGCTCAAGGAGTACGACGAGAAGGTGCTGGTGGAGATGTACCGGTCCATCCTGGCCCGCGGCGGCGTCATCCCTCTCTCCGGCGACGCCTCGCTGGTGGTGGGCCCCGCCCCGATGGCGATGCCGGCCGCGGCCACGGTGGCCTGA